The sequence below is a genomic window from Setaria italica strain Yugu1 chromosome IV, Setaria_italica_v2.0, whole genome shotgun sequence.
GACGGTTACGTTTCGGCGCCGAGGCGGGGCGGGGAATTTCAAGGCGATGGCCTCTGGAGGAAGGCTCGCACGCGAAGGTCGGTTGCTGGTTGCACCTGGTGTGGTGGGGCCACCGCTGCAGCCACTGGCTTGTGGGGCCATGAACGGTTGAGCTCCTACCTGTCAGGGGTCAAGTTCGAGTCCGAGGAGAACACAAGCAGGTTACAGCAGTGCTCACATTGCTCCGTTCTCATGTCTGATCTCTTTGCTGCTGCAAACTTGTTGCAATTCTTGCTGCGTACAGTACGCCTTATTGAATTCGTGGCCTGTCGTGCTTCGATTCTTCCTGCTGATCCACTGCGTGTGCAGGTTTAGTTGTGCTTGTAAATTGTATCTTTGGGCAGCAAATTGTAGTTGTGCTTGTAAAAGCAAGGAGCAAGTTATCATTTGGTCGCCTGATATCAACAGTGTACTTGTTCATCTCAAAAGACAGCACAGATTACAAGTTCTAAAAATGTGCTCTATCTGTCTACTAAACGTTTTTTTCAGCATCATGTTCCACTCATTTCCTGACAGTAAATCGAGAAACGGTCGTAGAGCTGCGACTTTCAGTTCATAAAACACTCACTGTACCATTTGATGTCTCAGGACCAAGGTGCAGAGTAAACACCAATATGTATCAGTATTATCACCAAACAGAAAGGTAGCAACTACAACCAATGTTACTGTGCAAAATTGTTCAAGCATTGTTTCCATGTAATGCTTTCAGCAGTTTTCAATTTCTGAAACTGAAAGACCAGTTCAAGCACTTCCGATCAGCAAGCAGGACGCACCGAACCTACTACCAAACCAGGAGTTCATGAGTTTTCCGGAGCAATCGGGACAAAGAAGCACATCCAATTCTCTTCTCACTGTATCCGGAGCAACGATACATTCGATTTCTGAAGAAGATGAACCTTGATGCTGTTGTCAGAAGTCATGCTCTCGTATTCCTCTACGCATCAACATCTGGATACACCAACTCCTGACCCTGAGCAGCTGAATTCACAATGGAACAAGGAAAAACAGTGACACAGTTAGGACTTAGGCACTAGGCAACATGCATTGTGTTGCAAACTGTTGCAACAGCTCAAAACAAGCAATTCAGTAACAGGATCAACAAATTAGTTGACAAGTTATAAACAGTTAAACTTCTGGGCAGTGAATCAAATTATTGGCATAACTTATTTTTCTGAACTGACATGGTACTATGTAAATTCTCTTAAACACAAGTCGAACCCAAAAACCCAAGTACATCATACTTCCTGAAACAACTGCGTACTCAAAACTTATAATCTAAAAAAAACATATTCAAAGCTACAGAGGTCTCTGAACATCTGAACTACAGCCACAGTAAGGAGTTACAGATTCAGTTGTCATCAGTACAACACTTGATCTATTGGTCATGTAACTTGCGGGAACAATTTTATCGACTTGTTGCAGCAAATACCAAACTTGCATATGAGCAATAGTACACAGTATTGAAGCTAGTTATCTACCCTGTTCTCGTCAGTACGATCAACTGAACACCTTTCATGATTAGAGAAACAGAACAGGTGCTGCAGTGCACGCTGCACAGGCTACTGAAGAAAACTGCAAGGCTCTCACCTGATGACCAGGCGGTGAGGACGACGATGTCCATGGTCTGCTCGTTGGCAGGCAGGTCGATGACGAGAGGGGTCAGCCGCCCCTGGGAGCCGGCCCGCACGCACAGCCTGATGCCGAAGAACCTCTCGCGCAGAAGGATCGACAGGACGCCCGTCAGCTGGAACACGGACCTGCCGTAGAAAATGAACCATCTcctggcgagcgggcgcgggtcGAAGTTCCCGTCGTCGTCCGCCCGCACGTACGAGATCGTCCGCCACAGCACCATTGGACGGGAAAGCTGTTGCCATGGAAATCCAAACAAGAAGACAACACTGGTAAGCGGTGGTAACTGAATGAACAAGTCTGAATTCACGTTGCTGCGATAATAGATAGCAAATGCAGATTAACGATTGACAGACATAAATTCGTCAAAGCGATCATGAATGTTGAGACTAATCTGAGCAATAAACTCTCCCTAAGTAAACTTCCAATCTGATCAAGGACTGCTCCCTTAACGTGAACCCAATGCAGATTCAAATTTCCAACAACCCAGTACGAAGAATTAGAACTTTTGAGCGGAAGTACTCCAATCAGGCAATCACCGACATCGACATGAGGAGCAGAATTCAGTAACAAAGGAGGAAAAAACAGCTAGAACGGAAGCTACAATTGCTCCCCAGGAGAATCAAATCATCAAGTTTCAGTGGTTTCCACAAATCGGCTGAAAAAATTCGAAGACGCAATTGATTCTAGGAACCCTACTCCGATCGGACCAAATGAATGCGAGGAGTTCAAAGGAGGGGGAACAGAGAGCTAACCGGAACTGGAGCTGGAAGGATTGGCGGCCTCTGTCTCGCGGGGATGGCCTCGACCACCCAATGCGTTTGCCGGCTGTCATGGCTGTCCACGGTGACGCCGAGGAACGACGTGTCGTCCCTGCCGTGGCGCAAGAGGACGTCGTCGCCCCCGTCCCGCGCCCTGACGGCCACCCAGAGGACGTCGTCCTGCTCCGGGGAGTCGTAGACGCGCAGGACGGGGCTGCGGGCGCTGCGGCCCTGCccccgcggcgcgggcggggccCAGAGGGCGAGGTATCGGCCGTAGGCGTTGCTGCGGAGGAGCACgtaggcggcgccgccgcgctcgacgCGGTgcgccgcccacgccgcgcTCAGCGACGCGCGCCGCGGGCTCGGGGAGACGCCCACCCCGTCCGCGTCGGCGTGGAGGAACGTGCCGTGCACCCGGCTCCGCAGCCGCACGTGCGCCCCGTCGGGGAAGTGCTCCATCGCAGCGAggctggtggtgctgctgctgtcgcggcggcggaggctgacggtggcggtggcgcgtgGGAGCGGCGATGTTGCaggggggaggagagagcaGAGCAGGTGTTCGTTGCGACGGTTACGGTTTCGTCAAGGCGGGGCATTTCAAGTTTTCAACGTGATGGGCTCTGGTGGTGGATTCCCAGGCCAGGCCGGATGCTGCACATGCCACCTGGCAACCAACAGGCAACAGGTGGGGCCACCGGGCCAGAGGGCCGGGATTATCAGTCAGCCACCGCTGCAGCCACTGGCTTGTGGGGCCATGAAGGGTGGAGTTCCTGCCGGTCACGATCAAGTTCACTCGTTCCCTTTGTCCTGTGAGCTCCAGTCGGACGACTCGTCTCTCCGGCTGCTAACTCGCTTGGCGAGCTCAAATTTGGGTTATGGCTAGGTCTCGGGGCTAGAATTTGGACGTTTAGGGTTGGGAGGGCATCTATAGCCGCCGAATTTAAAGGGATGGCTGAGGATAGTTGTCGGACTGatggtgggggtggggtggtGAAGGAAGGCGGTTAGGAAAGgtaggtggtggaggaggctcGCCGAAGTGGTTATGTGAAGGCGGAGCTAGCAGGTGGCGGTGGCAAGTGCGAGCGGTGCAGCAAGGGGGCAAAGCGTCGCTGGATGCCAGAAGTGGCTACTGGTGAGGGTGTAATAGGGCTAACGGTGCTGTGGGCGGGCGGGGGCTGCATTTGGTGGGGTCGCACGACAACACAAAGCAGCAGCGAGGCGGGTGCGGGTCACGAGAAGACAAGGGGCGGACTAGCATTTATGTGTGTGGGCCAGGCTCTTCGCGTATTCCTAACGCCTCTGCTTTTTATTAATTTCGATGAGGATGTAAAATTCTTTCTCCATCAGTTCACAGGCACAGTCTCATATCCATTTTtattgtgcttttttttttggcaaaccCAATCCTTGAAGTTTTTCCCCAATGTAAGGCAAGTGCAGGAGTCTAGTAGGACCACCACCAGAGAAATGGGTTGTCATTGTCAACCAAAACCTGACATAGTGACATGCCATTTCAACTAGGGCTGGAAGAAAACCCAGCTGACCTGAACGGACACACTAGGCCCAGATCATTGAGTTGCCTCCATACCAGCCTCTTCCTTTGCTGCCATGTGGTTGCTGTCATGGGCTTCTTGTCTTCCAATCACCCACCAGCTTCGCCAGAAGCCCCAGAGCAGCAGATTTGAGATCTTTTcctcaaaaatacaaaaaaaaaagcagatcGGGGGTCTTGTACCACAATTAGCTGAACCTGAAACCCATCTGCGCAGAATATCAACCCCCAAACCATGAGAACGGGGATCGTAACATCATtacacatacatacatacactaCTGCAAGTCAAGAAACAAAACTGAATTCAGTTCTTACTGAATCTGAGAGGAAGCATCAGCGCACATAATCGCATCACAGAAACGCAGCGCATATGGTATCAACATCAAATGAACAAATATCTATCAACCTCTGGCAAACAATGACCCAACGACCGTTTGCAAAACATCTGTGAACAAAATTGAATTTCTGCTACCGCCAGACTTGATTGGCCACAACACACAACAATGCGAACCTAAGGGCGTCCAAGGGGCCAAGTTCATAAttccctcttctcttcttctccctgaGCGTCCAATGGACCAGTTCAGAGTTCCCTctagtcttcttcctcctctcggcTGTTGGGAGAGGCCGGCCCCATGCGGCAAGTGAATGGCATCTCAGGGCTTATAGACCCGCACGGCAAGAGTCGTTGTTCTATCCTGTCCTTGTCGTTTCCGCAAACAAATTTACGACCCATGGGGTGCAAAATGTCCAAGTGACCACGACAGAATGCACAACTCCTGTACTTGCCAAGAGGCTCTTCTGTAACCATGCAAGCATGTTAGCACATCAATTGAATCATACTGACTAGCtaaccaaaaaaaagaaataaattcacACACATAGATACATACGGATGATGGTGCAAGCTTCAACGA
It includes:
- the LOC101781348 gene encoding uncharacterized protein LOC101781348; this translates as MEHFPDGAHVRLRSRVHGTFLHADADGVGVSPSPRRASLSAAWAAHRVERGGAAYVLLRSNAYGRYLALWAPPAPRGQGRSARSPVLRVYDSPEQDDVLWVAVRARDGGDDVLLRHGRDDTSFLGVTVDSHDSRQTHWVVEAIPARQRPPILPAPVPLSRPMVLWRTISYVRADDDGNFDPRPLARRWFIFYGRSVFQLTGVLSILLRERFFGIRLCVRAGSQGRLTPLVIDLPANEQTMDIVVLTAWSSAAQGQELVYPDVDA